One segment of Solanum lycopersicum chromosome 1, SLM_r2.1 DNA contains the following:
- the LOC101257115 gene encoding uncharacterized protein, translated as MGKLQGQRLPVQNQNGDGVGSTTFCQRCSMGFSRIGLQFSFRCIAVLLLSIALFLSAVFWILPHRSKLSGFDAKEAIKHAATTQAYFRLEKPVSDIVPHIARLEYDILEEIAIPNMKVSVLSVHAAGLANQTNVIFGFLPDPVDSSSTPVYLSLLKSALLELYLRDTNLTLTSSIFGQPSSFEVLKCPGGITLMPEHLPFWDLPDVLFNFTLHSSIDEIRENFIELKEQLISGLRLSQSESVFLQISNKVGSTKDPPVVVEASVYSDIGSLQPQRLKQLAQIIMGSVPKSNLGLDNSVFGKVNQVSLSSFLNRTVHAASPAPTPAPAPNEPLWPSPSPSPSVSSSPSPSPAPLSNCRRLRSHARHHCGPAHGEEPSSSPSPIADPPSPVTSSGPPSSSSGVAASPSSHAPTYPPKLSPRVNLSPGPSPQMSSSISSSSSSLAPGFSYKGLCLFWLFGLAVFQILGWTW; from the exons ATGGGGAAATTGCAAGGACAGAGACTGCCAGTGCAGAACCAGAACGGCGATGGAGTTGGTTCTACAACTTTCTGTCAGAGATGTTCGATGGGTTTTTCAAGAATCGGCTTACAATTTAGTTTCAGGTGTATCGCCGTTTTGCTACTGAGTATTGCCCTTTTTCTCTCTGCTGTCTTCTGGATCCTTCCACATCGTTCTAAGTTATCTGGGTTTGACGCTAAAGAGGCGATCAAGCATGCCG CCACTACTCAAGCATACTTCAGATTGGAGAAGCCAGTTTCAGACATTGTTCCCCACATTGCAAGACTGGAGTATGATATTTTGGAAGAGATTGCTATCCCTAACATGAAG GTTTCTGTCCTATCTGTGCATGCAGCAGGTTTGGCTAACCAGACTAACGTAATATTTGGTTTTCTTCCGGATCCAGTTGATTCTTCTAGTACTCCAGTGTACTTAAGTCTGCTGAAGTCCGCTTTATTGGAACTGTATCTTCGAGATACCAATTTGACATTAACTTCCTCAATATTTGGACAACCATCTTCATTTGAGGTTTTGAAGTGTCCCGGTGGAATCACTTTGATGCCCGAGCACCTACCCTTTTGGGACCTACCTGATGTCCTCTTCAATTTTACTCTCCACAGCTCTATTGATGAAATAAGGGAAAATTTTATTGAGCTGAAGGAACAACTGATATCTGGCTTACGTCTCAGTCAGAGTGAG AGTGTTTTCTTACAGATATCAAATAAAGTTGGCTCCACTAAAGATCCCCCAGTTGTAGTTGAAGCTTCAGTATATTCAGATATTGGGAGTCTGCAACCTCAGAGGTTAAAACAATTGGCTCAAATAATTATGGGATCTGTTCCTAAATCAAATCTTGGCCTTGATAACTCTGTTTTTGGTAAAGTGAATCAAGTAAGTTTATCTTCCTTTCTAAACCGTACTGTCCATGCTGCCTCGCCTGCTCCAACTCCAGCTCCTGCTCCAAATGAACCTTTGTGGCCATCACCTTCCCCATCACCTTCTGTTTCTTCATCTCCATCTCCATCTCCAGCTCCCTTGTCCAACTGTCGTAGATTACGGTCACATGCTAGACATCATTGTGGTCCAGCTCATGGAGAAGAACCTAGCAGCTCTCCATCTCCTATAGCTGATCCACCTTCTCCTGTGACAAGCTCTGGTCCACCTTCAAGTAGTTCTGGAGTTGCAGCAAGCCCATCATCACATGCACCTACTTATCCTCCAAAACTAAGTCCCAGGGTGAATCTTTCTCCTGGTCCTTCTCCACAAATGTCTTCCTCAAtctcatcttcatcatcat CTCTTGCACCTGGCTTTTCTTACAAGGGGCTCTGCTTGTTCTGGTTATTTGGATTGGCAGTATTTCAAATCCTTGGTTGGACGTGGTGA